The nucleotide sequence GGGTCAGCAGTTGCGTACCTAACCGAGCCTGAGGATGGGGGAAAAAGGTGATGATTGCAATATCAGCCAGATCAAAAAGAAGGGGTCCGTTAATATCGGTGATGCCTGTCCTGGCATCAAGCAGAACGACATCAGGCGTGAACGGCAATTTTTCTTTTATACCAGCCAGCAGAAGTTTTAAGGGGTTATGTTCCTCTCTGTACCAGGCATCAGGAAGAATAAAGCGTAATTTCCGGGCATAATCAGGGGAAATTTGTCCTGCTGGAATTAAATAAATATTGTCCGCATCCGGCACAGGGATCAGGTGGGAAGAAAAATCCGGTTCTTCTCCCTGATCAAGTTCCATAAGTAAAGAGACAACACCTTTATCAGGGCGAACTTCGTTTTCGCAGGCAAATAATGAAGCGAGGCCCGGAGCCTCCAAGTCCATGTCAATACAGACAACCTTGCGCCGGTTTGCTGACAGAATATGTGCGGTGTAGGCAAGTGCGGTTGAGCGCCCGACTCCTCCGCGAAGCGAATAGAATGTTGTTACAATCGGAGGGGGGATATCATCGTCAAGATCAGAAGGAAAAATGACTTCCGCAGAATTTTCCGCAGAATTTTCAAGAGCACCTTTGGCAAGTTTTTCCGGCCACAGCGGCAGGTCTTCAAGCTGAATATCACCGGGCAGGACCCCTATCCATTCCCGCTCTTCTGGAGTAACCAGCTCAATCCATTCTATGGTTTCTTCAATTTCTTCAAGAACAATCTGCCGTCTTTTTTTTTGCGGTATATCGCGGAACCCTTCCGCGACAACAGCAATCTGCCAGCCGCCATAGGGATCTTGCCGAACAATAATGCGTTCAGTATCAATGCTTGCCCGCTTTAAATTATTTTCAATTATGAACTGCAGCTCGTCTTTATTCATTACAACATCCTTCGACTCCGATGGATATTTTTGTTAATCCAGCCTGTGAGCTGCTTAGCGGCAGTCACCAGTTCCTCTGCCGAATGAGTCAACACATCGATATTGCTCTGATACCGCAGGGCGGTGTCCCAATCTTCAAGGAAAAACGTCTTTGCACCAGTGCGATCGTTAAGATCGGAACTTCGAAAACCAGCTGCCCGCCAGAAGCCCCGAAGATTGTGCCCTTCTTTACCTTTAGTTGGGAATCGCCTGTTCGTTTTTTTCAAATATGCCTTGAGCATACACTCAACAGCATACCCGGCCATATACGCCGGTCCGACAGAGTTATTTCTTGTCGGAAGCATAGCGTCGGCATCGCCAGCACGTTCCTTGGCTGTGTCAATCCAGTCTTGAAATGATTGCGGATCGTTCATATTTTTTTATTTTACGCCTCGACACAACTAACCTTCATCTTTAAATCCCCCCTAACTTCCCTCAAACTTCCTCCGAAAATGATCATAGGCCGCATTGATCTCCTTCATCTTCTCCTCAGCCACCCCCTTAAACTCATCACCTAAATGAGCCACCTTATCCGGGTGATACTGCATAGAGAGCTTACGGTAGGCCTTTTTGATGGCAGCAAAATCTGCCCCCTGCTCCACCCCGAGCACGGCATAATACTGCTGCTCAGCCGGAGCACCGCCGCCAACACCGCCGGACCTCTGCTTTTGATGCCCGTACCGGTATTTATTCTCCATGGTCCGGCGCTCATATTCACTAATGCTCAAAAATTGCCCGATCTTGCGGGCCAGATTAAGCTCTGCCTCTTCTGCAGGGCTCTTGGTAAAGATGAGTTGATAGATCAGCTCCAACAGGATCAGGCGGGGCTCATAGGCAAAGCGGTTGCGGAACTCGGTGAGCAGGGCATCCAGGTCCTGCTCTTCATCACGGGCCTCCTTGATCAGCTGCTTGACCCAGTACATCTGCTCCTGGTTATAATGGAGCGAGTGCTGGAAGAAGTTGAGCATGGTCCGCAACTCGGACTTGGTGAAATGGCCGTCTGCCTTGGCAATGCAGACCAGGATATTGACCAGAAGAAAGACAAAACGATTATGGGTCTCGCTCTGGGATTGCTCGTAGGCTGTGGCCCGGCTCTGGATATATTTGGTAAAGCCAAAAAAGGCCGCAAAGAGAACGATTACCCCGAACAGACCAGAGTAAATAAGGACAGAGACAAAATTCCCCACAGCCTGCCAGCCACCAGTGGCCAACAGGAGGAGGATCACAATCAAAAGACAACCGCCGCAGCCCGGCTGGTTGCTGTTATAGCTGTACTGGCGTTGCATGGGGAAGGAGGGGAAAAAGGTTGCAGGGATTGAGAAGGGGGATCAGGGGGCCTGATCAGCGGATGCACTCCCCTCCCCTACGCTGAATAGGGCATCAACAAACTCTTCAGGATCAAAATCCCGCAGGTCATCGACCTGCTCGCCAATGCCAATAAAACGAACCGGGATTTGTAATTCATGACAGATATGGGCGACAATACCGCCCTTGGCAGTACCGTCCAGCTTAGTCAAGGTCACGCCGGTAATGCCCACGGCCTCGTTAAACAGCTTGGCCTGGGAAACCGCGTTCTGGCCAGTGGTGGCATCCACCACCAACATCACCTCATGGGGAGCCGTGGACAGGTTCTTGCCGATCACCCGCTTGATCTTTTTCAGCTCCTCCATCAGGTTAACAGAGGTATGGAGACGACCAGCCGTGTCGATAATGACTACGTCATAATCTTTGGCAACGCCCTTGGCCACTCCATCAAAAACCACAGAGGAGGGATCGGACTTGGGTGGTCCGGCAACCACCTCCACTCCAATCCGGTCGCCCCAGATCTTGAGTTGGTCAATAGCTGCAGCCCGGAAGGTATCACCGGCCACCAGGAGGACGGATTGGCCTGCCTTGGCAAACTTGGAGGCAATCTTACCGATGGAGGTGGTCTTGCCCACCCCGTTCACCCCGACCACCATAATAACAAAGGGGCCAGAGTCGGGCAGAACCAGTTCCGCTGCTTGGTCTGATTCCTGGAGAAAAGAAAGGATCTTATCGCGCAGGACCCTTTTCAGGGCCTGGGGATCACTAAGGTCCTGGCGCTGGACACTGCTCTTGGCCGCATCCAGCAGCTCCATTGCTGTGGACACCCCGAGGTCCGCCGTGATCAGGATCTCTTCCAATTCATCAAAGAGCTCCTGGTCAATCTTCTTCCTGCCGCGAAAGAGGGTGTCCAGACGATGGACAAAGTGATTGCGACTTTTTCCCAGCCGCTCCTGCAGGCGCTGAAACATAGAGCGCTGCGGCTTTTCCTGCTCCTTGCCACCGGCATGTCCTGCAAGCGGCGTTGCCTGAGAAACAGGTTCGGCAACAGGGGGTGCCAGCTCCTCAGCTGCCTTGACCTGGGCAGCACCCTTGTCGGGCGCTGCCTGCTCTTTCTTCTTCTTTCCTGAAAGTTTTTTCTTAAACCAACCAAGCATTATGCGTTATCCGTCTCTTTCTCCAGAACAAATTCCAGAGCTTCTTCAATGGTGTGCGGATAATGGAAAATAATCCCTTCGCGGACCTCTTCCGGGATCTCCAGCACATCCTTTTCATTGAGAACTGGTAAAACCAGTTCCGTAATTCCGGCTCGTAAGGCAGCCAGGACCTTTTCCGCAATACCACCCACAGGCAGGACATCGCCCCGCAGAGTGATCTCACCGGTCATGGCCACATCCTGGCGGACTGTCCGGTCACTGATCACCGAGATCAGGGAGCTGACCATTGCCACCCCGGCAGAAGGGCCGTCCTTGGGGGTGGCCCCGTCCGGCACATGGACATGGAGATCAATCTGGGAAAAGACATCCTCATCAATCCCCAAGGATTCCGCGTTGGAGCGGATATAGGTCAGGGCCGCAGAAGCGGATTCCTTCATCACATCGCCGAGCTTACCGGTCAGGGCAAGACCACCCTTGCCCTTCATCTTCGAGGTCTCGATAAAGAGGATCTGGCCACCCACCGGGGTCCAGGCCAGACCGGTGGAGAGTCCCGGTCCCCAGGTACGGGCCTTCATTTCAGAGGTATAATTTACTACTCCGAGAAAATCGTAGAGATTATCCGCTGTGACCACAGTCTTCTCAGTCCAGCCACGGGCGAGATTGGCAGCAACGCCGCGACAGATGGCTGCCAGCTGACGCTCCAAATTACGCACGCCCGCCTCTCTGGTGTAGGAACGGATAACGGCCAGCAGGGCCTCATCGTCCATCTCCAGATTCGCCTCAGTGAGCGCATGCTCTCTCAACTGTTTTTTCAACAGATATTTGCGGGCAATGGCCAGTTTTTCATTTTCCGTATAACTGGATAATTGCACCACCTCCATCCTGTCCCGCAGGGGACCGGGGATGGTCTCCAACATATTAGCGGTGGCGATGAACATGACCTTGGACAAATCAAATTCTATATCCAGGTAATGATCAGTAAAGGTCGCGTTCTGCTCCGGGTCCAGGACCTCCAGCAGGGCAGAAGCAGGATCGCCGCGAAAATCATTGCCCAGCTTGTCGATCTCATCCAGGAGGACAACGGGATTATTGGCCCCCACCTTTTTCAGATTCTGGATAATACGCCCGGGCAGGGCGCCAATATAGGTTCGCCTATGCCCGCGAATCTCGGCCTCGTCCCGCATACCACCCAAAGCAATACGGGAAAACTTCCGCCCCATGGTCCGGGCGATGGATTGGCCCAGGGAGGTCTTACCCACCCCTGGAGGACCGGCCAGACAGAGGATCGGACCGTGGATATCGTTTTTCAGCTTACGGACAGCCAGGAATTCCAGGATCCGCCGCTTGATCTTGTCCAGGCCGTAATGTTCCTCTTCCAGATCACTCTCTGCCTTATTAAAATCCAGAGTATCCTCGGTAGAGACGTTCCAGGGCAGATCCAGGACCCAGTCAATATAATTGCGGGAAACAGAATATTCCGGGGAAGAAGGAGAAATCCGCTCCAGACGGGTCAGCTCTTTTTCCACCGCCTGATGTGCTTCTTCGCTCAAACCGGCCTCAGCAGCCCGTTCCCGCAATTCTTGCAGCTCCACCTTGCCATCAGACTCTTCACCCAATTCCTTGCGGATGGCCTGCATCTGCTGACGGAGAAAGAATTCCCGCTGTTTGCTGTCAATATCCTTCTTGATATCCTCTTGCAGCTTATTGCTCATCTCAGCGGTGTTGACCCGCCTGTTCAGTTCCCGGGCCACCCGATGCAGCATCAGGTTGACCTCAACGATCTCCAGGATCTCCTGTTCCTTATTGACCCGGAGGTTCAACTGCGAGGTCACCAGATAGCCAACATGGAAGGGATCGGTGATGGCATCCATGGTGGCCATAATCTCCGCAGGCAGATTGATCAGCCCACCGAGCTTTTTAAACTCCTTCCGAATCCCGAGCACCAGGGCCTCGGTCTCGCCGTCCCTGTCGTTGACCTGCATGGGGAGGATGGTGATCTCGCCTCTGATATAGGGCTGATCCTGGGTGAACTGATCAACGCTGAGCTTATGGATTCCGCTCACCAGGACCTGATAATAGCCCTCTTCGGTCTTGGAGACCTTATGAAGATATCCCACAGCCCCAACGCGGTGCAGGTCATCACTGGTGATGGTGTCGTTGTCATCAACCTGTTTTTTATGGCAAAGCACCAGACCGATCATCCGGTCCCCTTCCATAGCCTCATCCACTAACTGCTTAGAGGTGGCGCTGGCAACCTGGAGGGGAAACCCCATGCCCGGAAAAAAGACAAAGCCGTGCAGGGGAAGCAGGGGTAATTCTTTGGGGATTGGCAGCAAGGTCGGATCTTGCGATGTATTCTTTTTTTGTGATTGATCGTCCATATATTTTCTCCAGAAATTCCTTTTTATCGTTTGATGGAACCACTCTGTTCGTTCATCCCTTTCATATGTCTCATCAGTATACCGCTTCTGAAGAGAAGAAATCAACAAAAACACCGAATAACCGCATCTGCCTGAAACTCAATCGCTCTTTCAGGATATTTTTTCACCAGCTGTTCGCCTCCTTGTCTGGAGCAGAAGAACAGCTGAAAAGCAACAGGTAGCCGTTGCCCTCACGAGGCCATCATCCCTTGTAAGCACCCGTCTTTCAGGGTCAAACAACGATCCATGGACCTGGCCAATTCCATATTATGGGTCACCATGGCCACGGACATGGAGCGGGTCTGACAGAGCTCGGTCAGCAGCTCAAAGACCTGTTGGCCGCTGGCCGAATCCAGGTTGCCGGTGGGCTCATCAGCCAGCAAGAGAGCAGGCTGCCTGATCAGGGCCCTGGCCAGGGCCACCCGCTGCTGTTCCCCGCCGGACAACTCCCCACTGCGGTGGGTGACCCGATGCTCCAGCCCGACCTGCTTCAGGAGCTGATGCGCATCTTCCTGAAGTTTCTCGCCAGCCAGACCAGCGATCAGACCAGGCATCATCACATTCTCCAGGGCCGAAAATTCCGGGAGCAGATAGTGAAACTGAAAGATAAAGCCGATATTTTTGTTCCGATGGGCTGCCAATCGATTCTCTGAAAGTTCGGTCAAGCCCTGGCCCGCAAACCAGAGGCTCCCCTTATCCGGGACGTCCAGGCAGCCGAGAAGCTGCAACAAGGTGGTTTTACCCGAGCCAGAGGCGCCAACAATCGCCAGCATCTCCCCAGGCGAAATCTCCAGGTTTACCCGCCGCAGGACCTGGACAGGATTCGCCTTTGTTCCATAACTTTTGTGAATATTAACCGCCTGAAGAAGGTTATTCCCTTCTTGTTGTTTTATGTGCTTACTCATAGGTCAGGGCATCGGCAGGTCGGACCCTGGAGGCCTTCCAGGAGGGGTAAAGGGTTGCAAGCAGGGTGATCAGGACAGCAACAATGGCGACCACCGCTATATCCTCAGGCACCACCTTGATCGGCAGGGTGGACATGGGATAAACATTACGGGGCAATTCAATAATCTTATAGCGTTTCAGCAGGGAACAAAGGCTCAGACCGGCTCCGACCCCGAGCACGGTACCAGTAATACCAATTACTGCTCCCTGATAGAAAAAAATACGCATAATGGAACCGGTCTTGGCCCCCATAGACTTAAGGATAGCAATATCCTTATTCTTTTCCATCACCACCATGACCAGGGCACTGATGATATTCAGAGAGGCCACCAGAATAATAAGCGCCAAGGCGATAAAGATACCGATCTTTTCCAGCTTTAGGGCGGCAAAAAGATTCTGATTAGCCTGTTTCCAGTCCCGCACCAGATAGGAAGGGCCAATATGCTGCCGCACGGCCTTTGCCACGACATCGGCCTTATCAATATCGCGTACCCGCAGCTCAAGGCTTTGTACCCCCTTGTCGTCAATCCCGACAAGGAGGCGTGCTGTCTCTAAATTGACAAAACCGATGGTGGAATCGTACTCATACATGCCTGTGGCGAAGATCCCGCCGACCACACAGGTCTGCACCTTGGGGAGCACCCCCATGGGGGTCAGGGTCCCGTTAGGAGACAGCAGCCTGATCTTCCAGCCCAAATCCACTCGCAACTGGATTGCCAGTTCCCGACCGAGAAAGATCAGGGGCAATCCAGAGTCATTTGCTAAGTCGCTCAATCGCCCACTGACCATCTTGGCTTCCAGATTGAGAACCTGGCCCGCAGTGGCAGGATCAATCCCGCGCACCGCGATCCCTGATGAGTACTGGCCCGAGGTGATCAAGGCCTGGCCGTAGATATTCGGCGTTGCGGCCTCCACGCCCTTTACGGCCTCCACCTCCTGTTTCAGCTGTTCAGGATCAGCTATTCCGTTTCCCGGACCATGAACCATCACATGCGAATTAATGCCGATAATCTGGTCCCGCAGGCCCTCAGTAAAGCCGGTATAGACGGAAAGCACCACGATCAGGGCCATTACCCCGACAGCGACTCCGAGCACGGAGATAACCGAGATGAGGGAAATAAATTTTTGTTTGCGCTTGGCTCGTAAATAGCGGAAGCTGACAAAACGTTCAAAGGACATGAATAATGGCCCTCATATATTTTCCTCTTTATTTTTCAATGCGTTTACCTCTTCTTCACTCAACTCTGTCATAGCTGCGATACTCTGGACATCCAACTCACCTGTTGTAAGAAGTTTGCGGGCAATCTGCATGGCCTTCTTCTTCTCGCCTTCCTTTATACCTTCTTGCTTCCCTTCCTTGATTCCTTCCAGCTTACCTTCCTTCAGGCCTTCAAGCTTTCCTTCTTTCAGACCTTCTCTCCTTCCTTCCAGAATAGCAGCCGTATAAGACGTCTCAAACATACTGGCCTGATAATGGAGGTTATCCCGATAGCGTTCATAGGCCCGCTGTTCCTTTTCAGGGAGCTTCATAATGTCCAGTTCATGCTTGGCCTTTTCCAGCCCCTTGGCCCGAAACTCCTCTTTAATCTCCTCATTCTTGAGAAAATAGATCCACTCGTCCAGGCTGTCCTTGGCAATATCATCAAAGCTATTGATCTTGATGAGGTAGTATTCTGGAAAGACCTGATGCACCTCTTTTTTCCGGTACAAATTTTTCTGACTTTCTGAGAGCTGAAGGATATCCTGATTATGAATACCCTGAAAAGAGGTTGAGCCATGATAGACATAATCTGTGCCCTGGCCGAGATCGAAATAGAGAATATTAACCGAAATCACCTTAGACACAGAGGAATACGGATCGCCCTCGCTGAGGTGCTCAGTGATGACCTTGGCAGTACTGAAGAGAATACGTTGGAGGTAATCAAGCTCCCGGTCATACTGCACCTCAATGATGACCAGCTCATTGTCCTGGTTTCTGACCTTCAGATCCACCCGGTTGAACTTGTCCTGTTGTTCCTCCTTATTGCTTTCGCTTTCCAGGATCTCCAGGATGTGGATATCCTCTTTCAGGAGTTCGCTGAGAAATCCTTCCAGGATGTCAAAGTTGGCCTTGCTCCGCAGGAGCTTTTTCATGGCCCAGTCAAAACTGACGAGTTTTCGGGTTGGCATGTTCAGTCTCTCGCGCTGTTACTGCTGATCATCGTCATCCCCGGCCAGCAAGTCCATGATTTTGTCCACAGATTGTTTAGACAGATCAATAACCTTGCCACGAATCTTCAGGTAAACAGGCTTTCCGCTGGACTGAATGACGGCCAGCAGCTTTTTAACCCGCTCCATCCGCTTTGCCCGCTCGGCAAACTGAAGCGAGCCTTCAATGGTGGCCGCAATCACAACCAACTGCCAGGCTATATCTAACAAGCCTTTATCTTTATGCTCTCCATTCGGCTGTGGTTCCGGGGCGAACTGCGCGGTCTGCTGAAATTCTGCCTGGATGAATTCTGCCACTGCGGCCTCAAGTGTCGGGTCGTCTTTTAGGAGACGAAATTCTATTTCAGTCATGGGCTTCACTCCATTCCGGGAATTGCTCAAGGGTTTCTATTGGGTCATCATCGCTGATGACCTTGGCAAGGGCAGTCAGCAACGCAGGGTTTGGGTGGCCGTCCTGTTCAGCGCGGCGGACATTGTCTTCCAGATTCCAGCCGAGCGAACGCACATCGTCCAGCAAGAGCTGTTTCAGGGGGTTGATTGGCTGAGGCTGGCAGTGGGCGTAGCGATAGAAGGCCAGTTCCACGGATAAATCCGGTTCTTCGTTTTCCTGAAGCTGCTCTGCCCGTTCCAGCATTTTGATAGCCTTGCTTCTCTCTCCCCGAACGAAAAGCAATCTTGCATGGTTGCCGAGAAGATTTGCATCCTCCCGTGATACCTCTACAGCACGTTGATACATCTTTTCTGCTGCCGCATAATCATTTTTGTACACATCCAAAAAAATAGCGTAGTTGCCCAGATTACGCGCATGCTTCGGATCGGCCTCAACGGCCCGCTCGTACATTGCCTCCGCCGCCGCGTAATCCTGCTTCTGATTCACCAGAAAGACGGCGTAGTTGCCCAGATTACGCGCATGCTTCGGATCAGCCTCAACGGCCCGCTCGTACATTGCCTCCGCCGCCGCGTAATCCTGCTTCTGATTCACCAGAAAGACGGCGTAGTTGCCCAGATTACGCGCATGCTTCGGATCAGCCTCAACGGCCCGCTCGTACATTGCCTCCGCCGCCGCGTAATCCTGCTTCTGATTCACCAGAAAGACGGCGTAGTTGCCCAGATTACGCGCATGCTTCGGATCAGCCTCAACGGCCCGCTCGTACATTGCCTCCGCCGCCGCGTAATCCTGCTTCTGATTCACCAGAAAGACGGCGTAGTTGCCCAGATTACGCGCATGCTTCGGATCAGCCTCAACGGCCCGCTCGTACATTGCCTCCGCCGCCGGGTAATCCTGCTTCTGATATGCCAGAAAATTGGCGTAGCTGCCCAGATTACGCGCATGCT is from Candidatus Electrothrix sp. GW3-4 and encodes:
- a CDS encoding Rpn family recombination-promoting nuclease/putative transposase — its product is MPTRKLVSFDWAMKKLLRSKANFDILEGFLSELLKEDIHILEILESESNKEEQQDKFNRVDLKVRNQDNELVIIEVQYDRELDYLQRILFSTAKVITEHLSEGDPYSSVSKVISVNILYFDLGQGTDYVYHGSTSFQGIHNQDILQLSESQKNLYRKKEVHQVFPEYYLIKINSFDDIAKDSLDEWIYFLKNEEIKEEFRAKGLEKAKHELDIMKLPEKEQRAYERYRDNLHYQASMFETSYTAAILEGRREGLKEGKLEGLKEGKLEGIKEGKQEGIKEGEKKKAMQIARKLLTTGELDVQSIAAMTELSEEEVNALKNKEENI
- the lon gene encoding endopeptidase La, whose protein sequence is MDDQSQKKNTSQDPTLLPIPKELPLLPLHGFVFFPGMGFPLQVASATSKQLVDEAMEGDRMIGLVLCHKKQVDDNDTITSDDLHRVGAVGYLHKVSKTEEGYYQVLVSGIHKLSVDQFTQDQPYIRGEITILPMQVNDRDGETEALVLGIRKEFKKLGGLINLPAEIMATMDAITDPFHVGYLVTSQLNLRVNKEQEILEIVEVNLMLHRVARELNRRVNTAEMSNKLQEDIKKDIDSKQREFFLRQQMQAIRKELGEESDGKVELQELRERAAEAGLSEEAHQAVEKELTRLERISPSSPEYSVSRNYIDWVLDLPWNVSTEDTLDFNKAESDLEEEHYGLDKIKRRILEFLAVRKLKNDIHGPILCLAGPPGVGKTSLGQSIARTMGRKFSRIALGGMRDEAEIRGHRRTYIGALPGRIIQNLKKVGANNPVVLLDEIDKLGNDFRGDPASALLEVLDPEQNATFTDHYLDIEFDLSKVMFIATANMLETIPGPLRDRMEVVQLSSYTENEKLAIARKYLLKKQLREHALTEANLEMDDEALLAVIRSYTREAGVRNLERQLAAICRGVAANLARGWTEKTVVTADNLYDFLGVVNYTSEMKARTWGPGLSTGLAWTPVGGQILFIETSKMKGKGGLALTGKLGDVMKESASAALTYIRSNAESLGIDEDVFSQIDLHVHVPDGATPKDGPSAGVAMVSSLISVISDRTVRQDVAMTGEITLRGDVLPVGGIAEKVLAALRAGITELVLPVLNEKDVLEIPEEVREGIIFHYPHTIEEALEFVLEKETDNA
- a CDS encoding lipoprotein-releasing ABC transporter permease subunit is translated as MSFERFVSFRYLRAKRKQKFISLISVISVLGVAVGVMALIVVLSVYTGFTEGLRDQIIGINSHVMVHGPGNGIADPEQLKQEVEAVKGVEAATPNIYGQALITSGQYSSGIAVRGIDPATAGQVLNLEAKMVSGRLSDLANDSGLPLIFLGRELAIQLRVDLGWKIRLLSPNGTLTPMGVLPKVQTCVVGGIFATGMYEYDSTIGFVNLETARLLVGIDDKGVQSLELRVRDIDKADVVAKAVRQHIGPSYLVRDWKQANQNLFAALKLEKIGIFIALALIILVASLNIISALVMVVMEKNKDIAILKSMGAKTGSIMRIFFYQGAVIGITGTVLGVGAGLSLCSLLKRYKIIELPRNVYPMSTLPIKVVPEDIAVVAIVAVLITLLATLYPSWKASRVRPADALTYE
- the ftsY gene encoding signal recognition particle-docking protein FtsY; the encoded protein is MLGWFKKKLSGKKKKEQAAPDKGAAQVKAAEELAPPVAEPVSQATPLAGHAGGKEQEKPQRSMFQRLQERLGKSRNHFVHRLDTLFRGRKKIDQELFDELEEILITADLGVSTAMELLDAAKSSVQRQDLSDPQALKRVLRDKILSFLQESDQAAELVLPDSGPFVIMVVGVNGVGKTTSIGKIASKFAKAGQSVLLVAGDTFRAAAIDQLKIWGDRIGVEVVAGPPKSDPSSVVFDGVAKGVAKDYDVVIIDTAGRLHTSVNLMEELKKIKRVIGKNLSTAPHEVMLVVDATTGQNAVSQAKLFNEAVGITGVTLTKLDGTAKGGIVAHICHELQIPVRFIGIGEQVDDLRDFDPEEFVDALFSVGEGSASADQAP
- a CDS encoding ABC transporter ATP-binding protein yields the protein MSKHIKQQEGNNLLQAVNIHKSYGTKANPVQVLRRVNLEISPGEMLAIVGASGSGKTTLLQLLGCLDVPDKGSLWFAGQGLTELSENRLAAHRNKNIGFIFQFHYLLPEFSALENVMMPGLIAGLAGEKLQEDAHQLLKQVGLEHRVTHRSGELSGGEQQRVALARALIRQPALLLADEPTGNLDSASGQQVFELLTELCQTRSMSVAMVTHNMELARSMDRCLTLKDGCLQGMMAS
- a CDS encoding DnaJ domain-containing protein, with product MQRQYSYNSNQPGCGGCLLIVILLLLATGGWQAVGNFVSVLIYSGLFGVIVLFAAFFGFTKYIQSRATAYEQSQSETHNRFVFLLVNILVCIAKADGHFTKSELRTMLNFFQHSLHYNQEQMYWVKQLIKEARDEEQDLDALLTEFRNRFAYEPRLILLELIYQLIFTKSPAEEAELNLARKIGQFLSISEYERRTMENKYRYGHQKQRSGGVGGGAPAEQQYYAVLGVEQGADFAAIKKAYRKLSMQYHPDKVAHLGDEFKGVAEEKMKEINAAYDHFRRKFEGS